The segment AAGGCGCAGAAGACATACTCAGCCGAGCGCCCAAGCAAGCCGAGCTGTATGAACTGCTGCGCCAGCACCCTCATGGGTTACCTGGCCGTGCGGTTAGCGCCCACGGTTTTGCCCGCGACCAGCTACTAGCGCTGGAGAAGAAAGGCCTGGCATCCAGCCAGGAGCACATCCTCACTGCTCCTACACCCGCCAACGGAAACTTACTGGCAACACCGGCCCTGCCGCTTAACCGTGAACAGGCGACGGTGCTGGCCGCACTGCATGAGAGGCTCGATGGCTACCACCCCTGCTTACTCGAGGGTGTCACCGGCAGCGGCAAAACAGAAGTCTACCTGCAGCTTATTGAAGCCGTCGCCGCCAAGGGCAAGCAGTCGCTGGTACTGGTACCGGAAATTGGCTTAACGCCCCAGACGCTTGCCCGCTTTAGAAGCCGCTTTCGGGTTCCCGTGGTAGCGCTGCACTCAGGCCTCACCGACCCCGAACGGCTGGATGTGTGGGAAGCCGCTGCCAGCGGCCGGGCGCTCATTATCATCGGCACCCGCTCGGCGATTTTCACCCCGCTGGCCAACCCCGGCGCAATTATTGTCGATGAAGAGCACGACGGCTCCTACAAACAGCACGACGGTTTGCGTTACCACGCCCGCGATTTAGCCGTGGTGCGAGCCCATTACCACAAAATCCCGCTGCTGATGGGCAGTGCCACCCCCTCCCTGGAGAGCCTGCATCAGGCGCTTAGCGGCGCATACCGCCATCTCCGTCTGACTCAGCGCCCCAGCCAGCACCCGCCAGCCAAGCTGGAGCTGATCGATCTGCGCCACCAGCGTCGCCAGGGAGGGCTGCTTCCTGGCGCCATCAAGGCTATCAAAAGCACCTTGAGCGCTGGCAAGCAGGTGCTGATTTTTATCAACCGGCGCGGCTTTGCACCAACGCTTGCCTGCCACGCCTGCGGCTGGATCGCCGATTGCAATCAGTGTGACGCGCGCATGACGCTACACCGCCAGCCTCCCTTACTGGCTTGCCACCACTGCGATAGCCGCCGCGCCCTGCCCGATGCCTGCCCCGAGTGCGGCAGCGGCGACCTGCGCGCCCTGGGTAGTGGTACAGAACGTACCGAAGAGACGCTGCAAACGCTGTTCCCGAAAACTACCATCTACCGCATCGACCGCGACAGCACGCGGCGTAAAGATAGCTTTGAACAGGTACTCAAAGAGATACACCGGGGTGAACCCTGTGTATTGGTCGGCACCCAAATGCTCGCCAAGGGCCACCATTTACCCCACGTCACACTTGTCGTGGTCGTCAATGCCGACGGCGGCCTCTACGCCGCTGACTTTCGCGCCCTGGAGCACAGCGCCCAACTACTTGAGCAGGTGGCGGGCCGTGCCGGTCGCGCCGCCCACCCAGGCCGAGTGCTGGTGCAAACCCTGCATCCCGACGACCCTCACTTAGGCCAGTTGGCTGAGCATGGCTACGGGGCGCTGGCGCGCAATATGCTGGAAGAAAGGCGCATTTCCCAACTGCCCCCGTTCTGTTTTATGGCGCTGCTACGCATCGAAAGCCCAAAAGAGGAGGCCGCTTTGGCCATGGCGCAACAGGCCGCCCAGGCTCTGCGCCAGTGGTTAAAAGAGACCGATGTAGCCACCCGCTGCCTGGGGCCGGTGCCCGCCCCAATGGAAAGACGCCAGAACCGCTACCATTTACACGTTATGCTGACAGCACATAAACGCAGCCAACTGCACCCGGCCGTTAGCTGGCTGGTGCAGTGGCTTGAAGCCAATCGCGAGGCACGCAAGGTACGCTGGTCGATTGATATCGACCCGCAAACCCTCGCTTAGCGCTTATCTCTTGGCACTTGTTTAGCAACACGCCTTTGAAACTGCGGCTCAATTGCCGATAATAGCCGCTTTGCCGACGCACCTTTACTGCTGCGCGTTAGCACACGCCGCCACAGACGTAACCGGATACCTACATGAAAGACACGATAGTTTCTCTGCTCGAAGGCGCGGTCACCGCGCTCAAGCACCAAGGCGTGCTGCCAAACGACCTTCAGCCCACCATCAAAGTGGATCCTACCAAAGACAAGGCCCACGGCGATTACGCCACCAATTTGGCGCTGATGTTGGCCAAACCGGCAGGCAAAAATCCGCGTGAACTAGCCAACGCGCTGGTCGCAGCGCTACCCGAAAGCGACGCTATCCAAAAAACCGAAATTGCGGGCCCCGGGTTTATCAACTTTTTCGCCGCCGCCGATGCCGCCGCGCAAATCGTTGCCCAGGTGCTCGACTGCGGCGACACCTTTGGCCGCAGCATGGTGGGCAAAGGTGAGAAGGTTCAGGTCGAGTTCGTTTCCGCCAACCCCACCGGCCCGCTGCACGTAGGTCATGGTCGTGGCGCAGCGATTGGCGACTGCCTATGCCGCCTGCTCGAAGCCACCGGTTTTGATGTCACCCGCGAGTTCTACTACAACGACGCTGGCGCCCAGATCGCCAACCTGGCGCGCTCGGTACAAGCCCGGGTAAAAGGCTTAGGCCCTGACGATGATAGCTGGCCCGAAGACGGCTATCGCGGCGAGTACATTGTCGATGTCGCCAACGACTACCTGGCAGGCAAAACGGTCAGTGCCGATGACCGCGAAGTCACCGCCAAAAAAGACCCAGATGATTTAGACGCCATCCAAGATTTTGCCGTGGCGTGGCTGCGTCGCGAACAAGATCTGGATCTAAAAGCCTTCGGTGTGGAGTTTGACGTCTATTTCCTAGAGTCCTCACTCTATGAAGATGGCAAAGTGGACGCCACCGTTGAGAAGCTGGTGAAGGCGGGCCACACCTATGAAGAAGATGGCGCCATGTGGCTACGCACCACCGACTTCGGTGATGATAAAGACCGCGTGATGCGCAAACAGGACGGTGGCTACACCTACTTTCTGCCCGATGTGGCCTACCACTTGGACAAATGGCAACGCGGTTTCAAAACCGTGATCAACGAACAGGGCGCCGACCACCACTCCACCGTCACCCGCGTGCGCGCCGGTTTGCAGGCGCTGGAAGTGGGCATTCCCAAAGGCTGGCCCGACTATGTGCTCCACCAGATGGTCATGGTCACCCGTTCTGGCGTCGAGGTAAAACTATCCAAACGCGCGGGCAGCTACGTCACCGTGCGCGACCTGATCGACGAAGTGGGCCGCGACGCCACGCGCTTCTTCCTCGCCGCCCGCCGCGCCGACTCCCAGCTCACTTTTGATATCGACCTGGCCCGCTCCCAGTCGAATGACAACCCGGTCTACTACATCCAGTACGCCCACGCCCGGGTCTGCAGCATGCTGCGTAAAGCCCAGGATGCCGACCAGCCGTTTGATCATGCCCTGGCACTGGCCAACCTGGCGTTATTGGACAGCGACCAGGAGAAAGCCGTACTTAATCGGCTAGCGCGCTTCCCTGAAGTCGTGGAAACCGCCGCCAGAAACCGCGAGCCCCAGCAGGTTGCCCAGTATTTGCTCGACCTTTCCGGCGACTTCCACACCTGCTATAACGCTGTCAAAGTGATGGTCGATGACGACACCCTGCGCAATACGCGTCTGGCGCTGGGCCTCGCCACCCGTCAAGTGCTACGCAACGGGCTTGATTTAATGGGGGTTAGCGCCCCAGAGGAGATGTAAGCAATGGCTAGCCCGCGCAAAAAACCCGCCCCCCGCCGCGGAGCCACCTCGCAGCGCAAGTCCAACCGCAGCTCAGGCGGCGGCTTTCGCCTACCCGGTTGGCTGTGGGGCCTTGCCGGCATGGCAGCTGGCTTCTTTCTGGCTCAGCACCAGCACGGCACCGCCCCCTGGCAAGAGCAGAGCGAAGCGCCTCAAGCCACTGTGATGCCCAAACCCTCGGGTAGCGAAGAGCGCGCCGCCGCTCGGGAAACCGAGGAAGCCGCCGAGCCGTCCATGCCAACGTTTGAGTTTTATACCCTGCTGCCTGAAACCGAGGTCATTGCCCCCGGCGTCACGCTGCCGTCAAGCGTAGTGCGCCCAGAGGCTCCTGAACAAACAGCCGATAGCGATGCAGCCACGGACGCCGCAGGCGATGACCCCATTGCCCAAGTCATCGCCGCCAATACCCGGCCTGAAGACCAGGTCTCAGCGGCCCAGAAAAATGAGGCAGCTACCAATACCCCAGGGCGCTATATGCTTCAGGCGGCCTCATTTCGAGAGGCAAGCGACGCCGAGCAGTTGCGCGGCCGACTGCGCAATTTAAGCCTGCTGGCGGAAATCAGCGAAGTACAGGCGGATGGCAATACCTGGCACCGGGTACAAGTGGGGCCTTACGAGGACACCCGGGAGCTGAACCGCGCCCAGGACTTAATGAATACCCAAGGTATCGAGCCCCTGCTTATTCAACTGCAAAACTAATATTCCCTCCTGGAATACCCTGCGGGCGGTTGATTTTTTATCAGCCGCCCGCATTTTGTTGTGAATGCTTAAACAATGGCCGCTTGATGAGTGGCCTGCCAGTCATCGGGAGCGAGCCTCCCCCAAGGAGTTATCTCCATGACCACTATTGTCTCCGTTCGTCGTGGTAACCAGGTCGCCCTCGCTGGCGACGGCCAAGTATCGCTGGGCAATACCGTAATGAAGGGTAACGCCAGCAAAGTTCGCCGCCTTTACCGCGGCAAGGTACTGGCCGGGTTTGCGGGTGGCACGGCGGATGCGTTCACCCTGTTTGAGCGCTTTGAAGCACAGCTGGAAAAGTACCAGGGCCATTTGACCAAGGCTGCTGTCGAGCTTGCCAAAGATTGGCGCACCGACCGGGCGCTGCGCCGCTTGGAAGCACTGCTCGCCGTCGCCGATCACAGCGCCTCACTGATCATTACCGGCAACGGCGATGTGGTCGAACCCGAGCGCGGCATTATTGCCATTGGCTCTGGCGGTAACTTCGCCCAGGCCAGCGCTCGAGCGCTACTGGAAAACACCGAGCTATCGGCGCGTGAAATTACCGAGAAGTCGCTTTCGATCGCTGGTGATATCTGTGTATTCACCAACCACCACGTGACCCTCGAAGAGCTGTCGATTGACGATCGCTAATTCACTCACGCGATCTTCAAACGCCGCTCACTGCACACTAAGGTTACTTATATGACTCAGATGACACCCCGCGAAATTGTTCACGCCCTAGACCAGTACATTATTGGCCAGCAGGATGCTAAACGTGCCGTTGCAATCGCTCTTCGCAACCGCTGGCGTCGTATGCAGCTCGATGACGACCTGCGCCCTGAAGTCACGCCTAAAAACATTTTGATGATTGGCCCCACGGGCGTGGGTAAAACCGAGATTGCCCGCCGCCTAGCCAAACTGGCTAAAGCGCCGTTTATTAAAGTCGAAGCGACCAAGTTTACCGAAGTTGGCTATGTGGGCCGTGATGTTGAGTCGATTATTCGCGACTTAATGGAAGCAGCGATCAAGATGGTGCGCGAACAGGCCAAAGAGGAGGTCAGTCACCGCGCCGAAGATGCTGCCGAAGACCGCGTACTGGATGCCCTTCTGCCGCCGCCGCGAGGTCAGGAAGATAAACCCCGTGAAGACAGCGGCACCCGCCAGACCTTTCGCAAAAAGCTTCGCGAAGGGCAGTTGAACGACAAAGAGATTGATATCGAAATCTCCTCCCAGGGCCAAGGCATCGACATCATGACGCCGCCAGGCATGGAAGAGATGACCAGCCAGCTGCAGAGCATGTTCTCCAACATGGGCCAGCAGAAGCGTGAAAACCGCCGCGTAACGGTCAAAGAGGCGCTGGTACTGCTACGCGATGAAGAAGCGGGCAAGCTGGTCAACGAGGAAGAGATCAAATCCCGCGCGGTCTACTCGGTCGAGCAACACGGTATCGTGTTCCTGGATGAGATCGATAAAGTCGCCAAGGGCAGCGGCCAGTCCAGCGGTGGCGAAGTTTCCCGTGAGGGCGTCCAGCGTGATCTGCTGCCACTGATTGAAGGTTCTACCGTCTCAACCAAGTACGGCATGGTTAAAACCGATCACATCCTGTTTATCGCCTCCGGTGCCTTCCACCTGTCGCGCCCGTCGGATCTGATTCCAGAGCTTCAGGGCCGCCTGCCGATCCGCGTTGAGCTCGACGCGCTTACGCCCAACGACTTTAAGCGCATCCTCACCGAGCCCTCCGCCTCGCTGACCAAGCAGTACCAAGCGCTGCTGGCCACCGAAGGGCTCGACGTTGAGTTTACTCCCGACGGTATCGAGCGCATCGCGCAGATCTCCTGGCAGGTCAATGAAGGCACTGAAAATATCGGCGCCCGCCGCCTCCATACGGTGATGGAGCGGCTGCTAGAAGAGGCCTCATTCAGAGGTGGCGATATGGAGAGCCCGCTGGTGATTGACGGCGATTATGTCAACGCTCAGCTTGGTGAACTGGCGGTCGACGAAGACCTGTCTCGGTATATTCTATAAGCTACGTCTGCCGTTATTATCAGCACTGGTATCGTCAGCAGCAAGCCCGCACTTTGCGGGCTTGCTGCTATGTTTGTAAGCCATGGACACTTAGCGATGAGGTCTCGTCATGAATGCCCCTACCCCCACTCGGGTTCACTACCATAAGCAGAACCGCGAACTGGAACTTGGCTACGCCAATGGGGAGAATTTTCACCTCCCGGTTGAGTTGTTACGCGTCTATTCACCCTCCGCCGAAGTGCGCGGGCACGGTGGTGACACGGCGGTACTGCAAGTGGGTAAAAAAGATGTCGGTCTACAGAATATTACCCAGGCGGGCAATTACGCGCTGAAACTGCACTTTGACGATGGGCATGATAGCGGGCTGTTTAGCTGGAACTATCTGTATGACCTAGCGACCCACCAGGAAGCTTACTGGAACAACTACTTGCAGCGCTTAAAAGAGGCCGGGGCCTCACGGGAGCCCGCCAGCATCCAATTCAAGCAACTGTGACTACCTGACTCAGCCCTATACAAGAAGCCAGGCAGACAAGGCTGGGTGGACAAGGCTACAATGGCGTTAACTTTTAATCGCGTCGGGCTTAAGGTCAAAAACCTAAGGCCGATTTGCCACCGCCTCGAATTCGGGAGCTACTGCCCAATGAGCCCCACAGAAAAACGCACCACAGACTTTGGTTTTCAGGAAGTCCCTGTTGATGAAAAAGCCTCGCGAGTGGCTGATGTTTTCCACTCCGTGGCTGCTCGCTACGATGTGATGAACGACCTCATGTCCATGGGCATCCACCGGATATGGAAGCGTCTTACCATTGAGCGCGCGGGCGTGCGCCCCGGTCACCACGTGCTGGATATTGCGGGCGGCACGGGCGATTTAACGCTTAAGTTTTCCCGCTTGGTTGGCCCCCGGGGCAAAGTCGTACTGGCTGATATTAATGCCTCAATGCTCAAAGTGGGCCGCGACAAGCTGATGGATAACGGCGTAGGTGGCAACGTCGAGTATGTTCAAGCCAATGCCGAAAGCCTGCCTTTTCCCGATAACAGCTTCGACTGCATTACCATTGCCTTTGGTCTGCGTAATGTCACCGATAAGGATGCCGCGCTGCGCTCCATGGCCCGGGTGCTCAAGCCGGGTGGTCGCCTGCTGGTGCTGGAGTTCTCCAAACCCAACAATCCGCTGCTCTCCAAGGCCTACGATGAGTACTCTTTCCGCCTGCTGCCCAAAATGGGCGAACTCGTGGCGGGGGACGGCGACAGCTACCGCTACCTGGCGGAGTCGATTCGCATGCACCCGGATCAGGAAACGCTCAAAGCCATGATGGAAGAGGCAGGGCTTGAGCGGGTTGAGTACACCAATCTCACCGGCGGTATCGTCGCTCTACACCGCGGCATTAAGCTATGACGGTTTGCAACCTGATGTCTCCTGCCAAGAGGTCAGCATGCTGGTAACCCCGACCCTGCTGCTGGCCGGTTGTGAACGCACGCTCAACGCCCTACTCGCCCGCGACCCTGCGGCCCCCGCACGGCTAGCGGCACTGGCGGGCAGCCGTCTACTGGTGCGCCTTGAGCAGCCTCACTTAGCGCTGGTCATTCACTACCATCACGCCGGGCTCGACCTGATGCGCGGCGATGACGTTGATGAAACCGACGTTGACGCAGTGGTCGAGCTCACCCCGGAAACGTTTTCCGAGT is part of the Halomonas alkaliantarctica genome and harbors:
- the argS gene encoding arginine--tRNA ligase, which encodes MKDTIVSLLEGAVTALKHQGVLPNDLQPTIKVDPTKDKAHGDYATNLALMLAKPAGKNPRELANALVAALPESDAIQKTEIAGPGFINFFAAADAAAQIVAQVLDCGDTFGRSMVGKGEKVQVEFVSANPTGPLHVGHGRGAAIGDCLCRLLEATGFDVTREFYYNDAGAQIANLARSVQARVKGLGPDDDSWPEDGYRGEYIVDVANDYLAGKTVSADDREVTAKKDPDDLDAIQDFAVAWLRREQDLDLKAFGVEFDVYFLESSLYEDGKVDATVEKLVKAGHTYEEDGAMWLRTTDFGDDKDRVMRKQDGGYTYFLPDVAYHLDKWQRGFKTVINEQGADHHSTVTRVRAGLQALEVGIPKGWPDYVLHQMVMVTRSGVEVKLSKRAGSYVTVRDLIDEVGRDATRFFLAARRADSQLTFDIDLARSQSNDNPVYYIQYAHARVCSMLRKAQDADQPFDHALALANLALLDSDQEKAVLNRLARFPEVVETAARNREPQQVAQYLLDLSGDFHTCYNAVKVMVDDDTLRNTRLALGLATRQVLRNGLDLMGVSAPEEM
- the ubiE gene encoding bifunctional demethylmenaquinone methyltransferase/2-methoxy-6-polyprenyl-1,4-benzoquinol methylase UbiE; its protein translation is MSPTEKRTTDFGFQEVPVDEKASRVADVFHSVAARYDVMNDLMSMGIHRIWKRLTIERAGVRPGHHVLDIAGGTGDLTLKFSRLVGPRGKVVLADINASMLKVGRDKLMDNGVGGNVEYVQANAESLPFPDNSFDCITIAFGLRNVTDKDAALRSMARVLKPGGRLLVLEFSKPNNPLLSKAYDEYSFRLLPKMGELVAGDGDSYRYLAESIRMHPDQETLKAMMEEAGLERVEYTNLTGGIVALHRGIKL
- a CDS encoding primosomal protein N', yielding MLKVALPSPLRRLFDYLPSREVPPYGWQPGLRVRVPFGRREVVGVVVEIADHSDLPRSQLRNISEALDDAPLPEDWLWICRFAARYYQHSLGDTLHHAMPARLRQGHPMAGRTQTLWFVQGEGAEDILSRAPKQAELYELLRQHPHGLPGRAVSAHGFARDQLLALEKKGLASSQEHILTAPTPANGNLLATPALPLNREQATVLAALHERLDGYHPCLLEGVTGSGKTEVYLQLIEAVAAKGKQSLVLVPEIGLTPQTLARFRSRFRVPVVALHSGLTDPERLDVWEAAASGRALIIIGTRSAIFTPLANPGAIIVDEEHDGSYKQHDGLRYHARDLAVVRAHYHKIPLLMGSATPSLESLHQALSGAYRHLRLTQRPSQHPPAKLELIDLRHQRRQGGLLPGAIKAIKSTLSAGKQVLIFINRRGFAPTLACHACGWIADCNQCDARMTLHRQPPLLACHHCDSRRALPDACPECGSGDLRALGSGTERTEETLQTLFPKTTIYRIDRDSTRRKDSFEQVLKEIHRGEPCVLVGTQMLAKGHHLPHVTLVVVVNADGGLYAADFRALEHSAQLLEQVAGRAGRAAHPGRVLVQTLHPDDPHLGQLAEHGYGALARNMLEERRISQLPPFCFMALLRIESPKEEAALAMAQQAAQALRQWLKETDVATRCLGPVPAPMERRQNRYHLHVMLTAHKRSQLHPAVSWLVQWLEANREARKVRWSIDIDPQTLA
- a CDS encoding DUF971 domain-containing protein; the protein is MNAPTPTRVHYHKQNRELELGYANGENFHLPVELLRVYSPSAEVRGHGGDTAVLQVGKKDVGLQNITQAGNYALKLHFDDGHDSGLFSWNYLYDLATHQEAYWNNYLQRLKEAGASREPASIQFKQL
- the hslU gene encoding ATP-dependent protease ATPase subunit HslU translates to MTQMTPREIVHALDQYIIGQQDAKRAVAIALRNRWRRMQLDDDLRPEVTPKNILMIGPTGVGKTEIARRLAKLAKAPFIKVEATKFTEVGYVGRDVESIIRDLMEAAIKMVREQAKEEVSHRAEDAAEDRVLDALLPPPRGQEDKPREDSGTRQTFRKKLREGQLNDKEIDIEISSQGQGIDIMTPPGMEEMTSQLQSMFSNMGQQKRENRRVTVKEALVLLRDEEAGKLVNEEEIKSRAVYSVEQHGIVFLDEIDKVAKGSGQSSGGEVSREGVQRDLLPLIEGSTVSTKYGMVKTDHILFIASGAFHLSRPSDLIPELQGRLPIRVELDALTPNDFKRILTEPSASLTKQYQALLATEGLDVEFTPDGIERIAQISWQVNEGTENIGARRLHTVMERLLEEASFRGGDMESPLVIDGDYVNAQLGELAVDEDLSRYIL
- a CDS encoding SPOR domain-containing protein, which gives rise to MASPRKKPAPRRGATSQRKSNRSSGGGFRLPGWLWGLAGMAAGFFLAQHQHGTAPWQEQSEAPQATVMPKPSGSEERAAARETEEAAEPSMPTFEFYTLLPETEVIAPGVTLPSSVVRPEAPEQTADSDAATDAAGDDPIAQVIAANTRPEDQVSAAQKNEAATNTPGRYMLQAASFREASDAEQLRGRLRNLSLLAEISEVQADGNTWHRVQVGPYEDTRELNRAQDLMNTQGIEPLLIQLQN
- the hslV gene encoding ATP-dependent protease subunit HslV, which codes for MTTIVSVRRGNQVALAGDGQVSLGNTVMKGNASKVRRLYRGKVLAGFAGGTADAFTLFERFEAQLEKYQGHLTKAAVELAKDWRTDRALRRLEALLAVADHSASLIITGNGDVVEPERGIIAIGSGGNFAQASARALLENTELSAREITEKSLSIAGDICVFTNHHVTLEELSIDDR